The following nucleotide sequence is from Coffea eugenioides isolate CCC68of chromosome 10, Ceug_1.0, whole genome shotgun sequence.
tacaaaagCTTTCAATTAATGTCAAAATCTAACCTCAAATCGCAAGCCCTCTCCTCCCCTGCGCATGAGATCCAAGACATTGCGTATCTGCTAATTAGCCAAAAAGAAAACACGATTATTGACATTTATATGACGATATGCCAAAAAACATAAAGAAATCTTCATCATGTTTGAATGATTCAGCTGCAACGAAGTGCCTTAAAGGCAAGAGTGCTATCTGGAGATACGATCACAACATTAAGTGCCAAGATGAAATTCAATAGATAACttgcagaaaagaaaaaaatcatatCAGAGTTGTTAACCATAGTTTTAAAATAGGACATTTAACAGACTTAAATGATATACTAATAAACTTCAGGAAAAAGATGGCTAACAATTAAGAATATTGGAAAACAAACGGGAAAAGAAAACAACGAAAAAGTAAAGCAACATGATGTACCTCAGACATTAGCCTGTTTCTTCCTTCACTGGCAGCAGCCAAATTTCTTAATGAATAAGATCCAAAAGCAGTATCAAGGTGTCTCTCCAACAAAATTGCTGACCTTGAACTTGCTGCATGGCGACCCTGACTACCAGATCCAGATGAAAGTGGCATGTCTTGGGAGGACGAGGGACCTGTCCGCAGTGAAGGATAATTGCTGCTGTGACCTCCAGAGTCGCTATCAGCTGAAGATGACGAAGATCTGCGAACGAATTCTGATAGTCTCCTTGGATACTGAGAAGGATTCCGATGGGGTGTCCAAGTAGGGGTAGATGAGTGGACAACTGCACTAGAGCCAGTGCGGGAAGTTGATGCAGCGTTTCCAGGATTACTGACACTTCCGCCAGCTAAACTCCAATTaggagggttttgtgatgaatttCGTATCTCCGTTGGTGGTACAAACATGGGATGTTCTGAAATGTGCCTTGCCACACTGGATGAACTAGACTCCTCATATGGTACAGCATCTATATCTCCAGAAATGGCAAAACTAGATGAGCTTCCAGTTCTTGAGCTAGATGCTCCATTCCACCTGGAATGTGGGTTTCGACGCACAGATGACACATGCACTACAACTGACTGACCTTGAGAACTTCCACTGTCGGTCGTAGGTGCAGGTCTCAGATCCAAAGAATTATTACGGGGGAGCAACCTAAATGAATGCTGAGCGGATGAACTATTAGGATTTCCAACATCAGTCTCTGTGGAGACTATATTATTGCGTGAAGAATCTTGTTGATGTGAGGCATTTATCCTCAAGCGAAAATTTCTGCGGGAACTCTCTGCAGTTCTTGAAGCAGTTAATGGAGGATGACTATCAGAAGATGCTCGTCCAACACTTAATCCGAGTCTCGGGATTACCTGCTCTGGTAGATTGACCGTTGAGTTGTTTTCTGAAGGGGCAGCTATACCTGTGCTGCTGGATGCATTATGCCTAGCTGGTACTGAATGCCATAGATTGCTCTCAGCATGTTGAACCAAGTTTGAACTTCCACTCCCAGAAGATTGTCCAGCATTTCCTTCCAGTGTTT
It contains:
- the LOC113749596 gene encoding E3 ubiquitin-protein ligase MBR2-like isoform X2, whose amino-acid sequence is MQGQRSAVGSLPEVLGIDHGSTSSDTSLDQQVHWNSIRNSSQNRIPDYLMSPTDTSVGFLNAVNQPGQNLSGWDFGESSSRGEQGEVSETDRKNEHGWSSPINVCAGAALGAEGQQYGPSNILSLNNVGVNMHSNESASGTFFMQNSGSESIRQDLNMNSDIIVDEDDDCQVLECQNAFKASESVNERMPSASNSSNPFGMSSGTGGFLVEEADGRPGCSLDGRRFSCKRKTLEGNAGQSSGSGSSNLVQHAESNLWHSVPARHNASSSTGIAAPSENNSTVNLPEQVIPRLGLSVGRASSDSHPPLTASRTAESSRRNFRLRINASHQQDSSRNNIVSTETDVGNPNSSSAQHSFRLLPRNNSLDLRPAPTTDSGSSQGQSVVVHVSSVRRNPHSRWNGASSSRTGSSSSFAISGDIDAVPYEESSSSSVARHISEHPMFVPPTEIRNSSQNPPNWSLAGGSVSNPGNAASTSRTGSSAVVHSSTPTWTPHRNPSQYPRRLSEFVRRSSSSSADSDSGGHSSNYPSLRTGPSSSQDMPLSSGSGSQGRHAASSRSAILLERHLDTAFGSYSLRNLAAASEGRNRLMSEIRNVLDLMRRGGEGLRFEDVMVLDQSVFFGMADFHDRHRDMRLDVDNMSYEELLALEERIGNVSTGLSEETILKQLKQRKYVSNKTVEVETEPCCVCQEEYGDGEDLGSLDCGHDFHAECIKQWLTHKNLCPICKTTGLAK
- the LOC113749596 gene encoding probable E3 ubiquitin-protein ligase RHG1A isoform X1; protein product: MQGQRSAVGSLPEVLGIDHGSTSSDTSLDQQVHWNSIRNSSQNRIPDYLMSPTDTSVGFLNAVNQPGQNLSGWDFGESSSRGEQGEVSETDRKNEHGWSSPINVCAGAALGAEGQQYGPSNILSLNNVGVNMHSNESASGTFFMQNSGSESIRQDLNMNSDIIVDEDDDCQVLECQNAFKASESVNERMPSASNSSNPFGMSSGTGGFLVEEADGRPGCSLDGRRFSCKRKTLEGNAGQSSGSGSSNLVQHAESNLWHSVPARHNASSSTGIAAPSENNSTVNLPEQVIPRLGLSVGRASSDSHPPLTASRTAESSRRNFRLRINASHQQDSSRNNIVSTETDVGNPNSSSAQHSFRLLPRNNSLDLRPAPTTDSGSSQGQSVVVHVSSVRRNPHSRWNGASSSRTGSSSSFAISGDIDAVPYEESSSSSVARHISEHPMFVPPTEIRNSSQNPPNWSLAGGSVSNPGNAASTSRTGSSAVVHSSTPTWTPHRNPSQYPRRLSEFVRRSSSSSADSDSGGHSSNYPSLRTGPSSSQDMPLSSGSGSQGRHAASSRSAILLERHLDTAFGSYSLRNLAAASEGRNRLMSEQIRNVLDLMRRGGEGLRFEDVMVLDQSVFFGMADFHDRHRDMRLDVDNMSYEELLALEERIGNVSTGLSEETILKQLKQRKYVSNKTVEVETEPCCVCQEEYGDGEDLGSLDCGHDFHAECIKQWLTHKNLCPICKTTGLAK